The genomic DNA TATGAGATACAAATATGAATCACAAATCTTTGTGTACAGACAGTTGTACCATTGACCACTTGACACAGCTTTCCCTTCATCAAAATTAGTCTTTCAGGACATGAAAATAAAAACCTTTTTCAAGCAATAGTAGAATTTAATCTCATGTAAGTAGCTGTCAGAGTAAAAATCCTGTTAAATTCAACTATGTGAAAAGCTAAAAATAACAATAAAACCACATCTGATCACTTAATTGGGGCAAATTTGCTATTTTTAACTTTGAATTGCAGTAAGGCTAGAGTTAGTGAAGCTATAGTGTATTTATCAATGGTGCTGCTGTTAATATCAGTAAATGAAAAAGTTTTCTGTAGAAGGTGCAAACAGTAGGATCTTAGGTATAGGACCAAAGATAAGGATATTATCCTAGTCTACCTAGCAAATGTTTGATAACGTGGCATAAGTCACAGAATTTCTTTAGACACACTCACTAACTCGATGACAGGCAAAAACGCAAGACATAAAGCATTTCTGCGGCTAGTGTCTAGTAATGTCGTAGCTTCTAGTACAGAATCTCGCTACTCTCTACTTCCTAATCAAGAGATGGTAATTGGACGCGACACCAGCTGCCAAGTTGTCTTGGATGCCATGATGTACCGGATGGTATCCCGTCGTCATGCGGTGGTTCGTCCCCTGTCTTTATCACCAGATGGTAAATTTAGTTGGATTATTTGCGATTTGAGTAGCGCCAATGGCACTTTTTTAAACGGACAACTTTTACAAGGTTCCCAGGAATTACACCACGGCGATCACATTTCTTTGGGTGCTGATGGTCCACAATTCATTTTTGAATATGAATTTGTTCCCCAACCTACGGCAATATCCGCCAGTCAAGGTACAGTCATCGCCCCTCGTCCAAACATCCAACACCAATCACACCATGACTCGGTTAGTTTTACACAGCTATTTCCCATTATTTCTACAGGTAAAGACCTAACTCGCAAAGCTTACCTGATCCCAGGAATATTAACGGTGATATTTGTAGTGTTAATGTTCGCTACTGTAGGTCATCCCCAAGCTAATCAAGTAATAGTAGGATCTTATATTGCTTCTGCTGCTTACTATTTTGTTTACCAACTTTGCGGTAAACAGAAGCCTTGGTGGGTACTCATCGCTATGGCATTGAGTACAATGTTAATTCTACTCAGTCCGTTATTAGATTTTTTTATCTTTGTCTTTCGTGTTCTCCTACCGGGAAGTTTACCCATATCCCAAGATTCCATCACCTTTACTGAATTACTGGTCAGAATGTTTTTTGGCGCTGGTTTAATGGAGGAACTACTCAAAGCTTTACCTATATTCGGAGCTTATTTTATCGGTAGCTATTTGCCATCACCTTGGCGAGAAAAAATTGGAGTTTGGGAACCCCTTGATGGTATTTTGCTGGGAACTGCTTCTGCTGTGGGTTTTACTTTGCTGGAAACTCTCGGCCAATATGTCCCCGTAATTACCCAAAATGTTACCCAACAAGCAGGGGTAGGGGCTGGCCAACTGGTAGGTTTACAGTTACTTATTCCCCGGATTTTAGGTTCTGTGGCTGGACACATGGCTTACAGTGGCTATCTGGGCTATTTTATTGGGTTAGCTGTTCTCAAGCCTTCTATGGGTTGGCAAATTCTCACTGTTGGTTATTTAAGTGCGTCTGCGCTTCATGCCCTCTGGAATGCTACCGGTTCGATTAACGCTTTGCTATTAGTGATTGTTGGTGTTTTATCTTATGCCTTTTTGATGGCAGCTATTCTCAAAGCACGGGTACTATCCCCAACGCGATCGCAAAATTTCGCTACTCGCTTTCTTGAACCTAAATGAACCTAAATAAATTTCCTTAGTTCAGTCGTCATCTATTATCTATCTGAGGATAGATGACACAATTATTGCAGTCAGCGTATACCTAAATTATGCTGAAGCAATTTTATTTAAAAATAAAAACACACCAAAGTATTTTAAGACACAGATGAACCACGCCAAAATCAAAAATGATTAGCGTTTTACCTTAAATTTAACCCCCAAACATAGCATGAATGGATGAGGTGATTAAATTAAAATTCTTGCTCTGAGCTAGAAAGTTCTTTGAAAGTATAGTGAGCAATCGCCAAACTAACCTTTGCCTGTTCTATTTCTGATAGGCCTGTCCATTCACGATTTTGAATATGGTTGATGATACCTGCCAGGCTTTGCTGTTCGTTGCTTCGCATAGAATAGGCGTAAGGACGAGCTAAAACCAATAAATCATCAGCTTCCCAATCAGGTAGTAAGCACTGAACGCATTCTACCAATCTCTCGCTGGCAGTTCTTTCTGAATTCACAATTTCCGCTGCTCTTTGGGCAATGGTATCTAGCCAATTCAAGGGAACAACAGCAGCAAAGGCCTCGTGTAAAGACACCTGTATGCTTTTAGATGGCTGTTCATCATGATCAGTTTTAGAAGGGGAAAACTGAGACCAGATTGCATCTAAATTGTGATAGAAATCATGCGATCGCCCATTGATATCTTCTGATAGTAAATCATCCCATTCAAATTGTTGCTCTAACTCAAGAAAATAAGCATCTGATTCTTGATCGGCAGGATTCCAAGGATAAGTCTCATCTTCATTTTGTAGCAAAGCTTTTAATAAATCTAAATCTACGGAAGATTGAGAAAGTTTACAAGTATTTAAACCAGTTCTTTGATTGATCATTTTTTACCTCAAAATTAATTACCATTAATTAACCTTGTTGACTCCTACAACTAGGAGATACAAATTTCCGCAAAACACACATTAGTCATTAGTCACCGGTTATTGATAATAAGTAATTTACTCATTATCCCATTACCTAAGTTAAATGTTATCTGTTAAAGGATCTTCAATTACAAACTCCCAAGTTTCGCCTTTGGCACTACCAAATTTTAATTTCATTCCTGAAGACAAAGGTACTTCCTCGCGGAGAACTTGTTGCCAACCATTTGCACCTAAACACCAGGTTGTACCGTAGGTAGAAAAATCTTGTAAATAATAGCTAGGAACGGATTCAGAACCATTGACAATATTTCGACAAAGAATTTCCGCATGGCGTTTGGAAACATATAGCTCAGGAATGACAATATCATTATCTTTAGTACGACCAATACGAGTAACACCAGAACGCAACAACCAACTTTTACCATCTGGAGACAGTGATCGTAAACAAGCCTTGGTAGTAGGAAAGATTATACCGGAAATAGCCGTATCTGGTAATTCCGTAATTCCTTCATCTACAGTTTTAATTAAATCACCATTAAAATCTGGGTGTAAATAGAGGACAGGCAATGTCCAAGCTGGTTGATTAAATTTATATATAGTTAGCAATTCTTGCCTAGCAGTTGCTACCGCTTCATCAATTGGTTTGTGCGATCGCAAAGCTTCGGCAAAAACTTGAATAAAACTATGACTTTCTTGATCAGCAATTTCATCTCGCATAGCTAACACCGCCGGCACACCATGACGGATCAGCACCTCTGCTAAACTACTAGCAGGAATAGCTTGTTGATTTATAGCCGCAGGTTGCGCCCCCCAACAGGCATTAAACACACCT from Okeanomitos corallinicola TIOX110 includes the following:
- a CDS encoding PrsW family glutamic-type intramembrane protease, yielding MTGKNARHKAFLRLVSSNVVASSTESRYSLLPNQEMVIGRDTSCQVVLDAMMYRMVSRRHAVVRPLSLSPDGKFSWIICDLSSANGTFLNGQLLQGSQELHHGDHISLGADGPQFIFEYEFVPQPTAISASQGTVIAPRPNIQHQSHHDSVSFTQLFPIISTGKDLTRKAYLIPGILTVIFVVLMFATVGHPQANQVIVGSYIASAAYYFVYQLCGKQKPWWVLIAMALSTMLILLSPLLDFFIFVFRVLLPGSLPISQDSITFTELLVRMFFGAGLMEELLKALPIFGAYFIGSYLPSPWREKIGVWEPLDGILLGTASAVGFTLLETLGQYVPVITQNVTQQAGVGAGQLVGLQLLIPRILGSVAGHMAYSGYLGYFIGLAVLKPSMGWQILTVGYLSASALHALWNATGSINALLLVIVGVLSYAFLMAAILKARVLSPTRSQNFATRFLEPK